Proteins from one Deinococcus sp. AB2017081 genomic window:
- a CDS encoding D-alanyl-D-alanine carboxypeptidase gives MTASVLLRSAALAALSMLPGPVASAPARQADPVALTLHRAAAPDPAVRAALRGLPPDIRTGLHVIDLTTGHVLDELDPDTALIPASLMKVVTAAGVLTDRGGAGGWWSTELTVPAAQVGQARVTTLTLRGSGDPTLEATHGPYSLRALAVQARAHGLRSVARVRLADQTLEGQAWADGPLGVPMPALTLARWQGDLPTDAASARQRLGRALIAELRRAGVSVGSEVVESAPVEASASVPVAVPGDGAGDTSSPPEPLVPLARRPEQGIASVRSGSPTAVLAATLRPSDNLLAEALLATLARRPAAPGRHADALTRLRATLRRMHVDLSGVSLHDGSGLDRRNRLTPRAVTTLLQTLYDVPYAAPGTAAPPADVYRTRRNAFAELLPQAGTGETVPRHDGRGGTLALRLRGSGLDVRAKTGTLPGVSALAGYVTGHSGHTLAFAVIMNGPPSSPILTLRAVQDEFVRALASAY, from the coding sequence GTGACGGCTTCCGTTCTCCTGCGCTCCGCCGCCCTGGCGGCCCTGTCGATGCTGCCGGGGCCTGTGGCCTCGGCCCCGGCGCGGCAGGCCGATCCGGTCGCCCTGACCCTGCACCGCGCCGCTGCTCCTGATCCGGCCGTCCGTGCCGCTTTGCGCGGGCTGCCGCCAGATATCCGCACCGGCCTGCACGTGATCGACCTGACGACCGGACACGTGCTCGACGAACTCGATCCCGATACGGCGCTGATTCCCGCCAGCCTCATGAAGGTCGTGACGGCGGCCGGTGTCCTGACCGACCGGGGCGGGGCCGGGGGCTGGTGGAGCACCGAACTCACCGTGCCCGCCGCCCAGGTCGGTCAGGCCCGCGTGACCACCCTGACCCTGCGCGGCAGCGGCGATCCCACCCTGGAGGCCACGCACGGCCCGTACAGTCTGCGGGCGCTGGCAGTCCAGGCGCGGGCCCACGGCCTCCGCAGCGTGGCCCGCGTGCGACTTGCGGATCAGACCCTGGAGGGTCAGGCGTGGGCCGACGGGCCGCTCGGGGTGCCCATGCCCGCCCTGACGCTGGCCAGGTGGCAGGGCGACCTGCCGACGGATGCCGCGTCGGCCCGCCAGCGCCTTGGCCGCGCCCTGATCGCGGAACTCCGCCGCGCCGGGGTGAGTGTCGGGTCAGAGGTGGTGGAGTCGGCCCCCGTAGAAGCCTCGGCCTCCGTTCCGGTCGCTGTCCCTGGGGATGGCGCCGGGGACACCTCCAGCCCCCCGGAGCCGCTGGTGCCGCTGGCCCGACGCCCCGAGCAGGGGATCGCCAGCGTGCGGTCTGGATCGCCCACGGCGGTGCTCGCCGCCACCCTGCGCCCCAGCGATAACCTGCTGGCCGAGGCACTGCTGGCAACCCTGGCCCGCCGTCCGGCGGCCCCTGGACGCCACGCCGACGCCCTGACCCGCCTCCGGGCCACCCTGCGCCGCATGCACGTCGATCTGAGCGGCGTGTCGCTGCACGACGGCAGCGGTCTGGATCGCCGCAACCGCCTGACGCCCCGCGCTGTGACCACGCTGCTGCAGACCCTGTATGACGTGCCCTATGCCGCGCCGGGCACGGCTGCCCCGCCTGCCGACGTGTACCGGACGCGCCGGAACGCCTTCGCGGAGCTGCTCCCGCAGGCTGGCACCGGCGAGACTGTGCCCCGGCACGACGGGCGCGGCGGCACCCTGGCCCTGCGCCTGCGCGGCAGCGGCCTGGACGTGCGGGCCAAGACCGGCACCCTGCCCGGCGTGAGTGCCCTGGCGGGGTACGTCACCGGCCACAGCGGCCATACCCTGGCCTTCGCGGTCATCATGAATGGCCCTCCCAGCTCACCGATCCTCACCCTCAGGGCCGTGCAGGACGAATTCGTGCGTGCGCTGGCCTCCGCATACTGA
- the rdgB gene encoding RdgB/HAM1 family non-canonical purine NTP pyrophosphatase — translation MTVVVATGNAGKIREIEEALGGLNWTLQSLGDVPLPPETGATYEDNAALKACAAALVTRLPALADDSGLEVEALGGEPGVYSARYGGVGSDVERNVLILERLRRETNRRAKFVSVVILAYPDGHLETYRGELHGTLLEGPRGENGFGYDPLFVPDGDTRTLAEMTVAEKRAISHRGRALAALMDAHRSGPPPRQTSTVE, via the coding sequence ATGACGGTGGTCGTGGCGACCGGAAACGCCGGAAAGATCCGCGAGATCGAGGAGGCGCTGGGCGGCCTGAACTGGACGCTCCAGAGCCTGGGGGACGTGCCCCTGCCCCCGGAGACCGGCGCGACCTACGAGGACAACGCCGCACTGAAGGCCTGCGCGGCGGCCCTCGTGACCCGGCTGCCCGCCCTGGCCGACGACAGCGGCCTGGAGGTCGAGGCCCTGGGCGGCGAGCCCGGCGTGTATTCCGCCCGCTACGGGGGCGTGGGCAGCGACGTGGAGCGCAACGTGCTGATCCTTGAGCGCCTGCGCCGTGAGACCAACCGCCGCGCGAAATTCGTGTCGGTCGTGATCCTCGCGTATCCCGACGGCCATCTGGAGACCTACCGGGGCGAGCTGCACGGCACCCTGCTCGAAGGCCCACGCGGCGAGAACGGCTTCGGCTACGACCCCCTGTTCGTCCCCGACGGCGACACCCGCACCCTGGCCGAGATGACGGTGGCCGAGAAACGCGCGATCAGCCACCGGGGCCGGGCACTCGCCGCCCTGATGGACGCGCACCGCAGTGGGCCGCCCCCCCGCCAGACCAGCACCGTCGAATAG
- a CDS encoding SufE family protein: MTDASTPALPDKLQSIVSLFKSAPKPLRLQALLEYSKKLPALPEKYVEHPEFMQPVPECTSPFFLVTEQDGGGVKLHFKVPEEAPTVRGYAGILHEALDGESPETILNVPDDFYLNMGLTELITPMRLRGMGAILKRLKSDVREHAAG; encoded by the coding sequence ATGACCGACGCCAGCACCCCCGCCCTGCCGGACAAACTCCAGAGCATCGTGAGCCTGTTCAAGAGTGCGCCCAAGCCCCTGCGGCTCCAGGCCCTGCTGGAATACAGCAAGAAACTTCCCGCCCTGCCCGAGAAGTACGTGGAGCACCCGGAATTCATGCAGCCGGTGCCCGAGTGCACCAGCCCCTTCTTCCTGGTCACCGAGCAGGACGGCGGCGGCGTGAAGCTGCACTTCAAGGTGCCCGAGGAAGCGCCCACCGTGCGCGGCTACGCGGGCATCCTCCACGAGGCGCTGGACGGCGAGAGCCCCGAGACGATCCTGAACGTCCCGGACGACTTCTACCTGAACATGGGCCTGACCGAACTGATCACGCCGATGCGCCTGCGCGGCATGGGCGCGATCCTCAAGCGCCTCAAGAGCGACGTCCGGGAGCACGCGGCCGGCTAA
- a CDS encoding sulfurtransferase encodes MDYAKDVLVNTDWVEQNLNTDGIRLIEVDEDILLYDTGHAPGAVKVDWQQDFWHPVERDFIGPDEVSALLGKLGIKETDTIVLYGDKSNWWASYAYWFLSYSGVKNPLKLMNGGRQKWIAEGRPTTTDAPSVTATTYPALRRDDSLRAYRDEVKAHLQSVSAGSGALVDVRSPDEFSGKVTHMPTYPQEGVLRGGHIPGARSIPWAKATNEDGTFKSADELSALYGGEGVTADKDVIAYCRIAERSSHTWFVLRELLGYPKVRNYDGSWTEWGNAVGMPIEKTYRED; translated from the coding sequence ATGGACTACGCGAAAGACGTGCTCGTGAACACCGACTGGGTCGAACAGAACCTGAACACGGACGGCATCCGCCTGATCGAGGTCGACGAGGACATCCTGCTGTACGACACCGGCCACGCGCCGGGCGCCGTGAAGGTCGACTGGCAGCAGGACTTCTGGCACCCCGTCGAGCGCGACTTCATCGGCCCGGACGAGGTCAGTGCGCTGCTCGGCAAGCTGGGGATCAAGGAGACCGACACCATCGTCCTGTACGGCGACAAGAGCAACTGGTGGGCCAGCTACGCGTACTGGTTCCTGTCGTACAGCGGCGTGAAGAACCCGCTGAAGCTGATGAACGGTGGCCGCCAGAAGTGGATCGCCGAGGGCCGCCCCACGACCACTGACGCGCCCAGCGTGACCGCCACGACCTACCCCGCCCTGCGCCGCGACGACAGCCTGCGGGCCTACCGCGACGAGGTCAAGGCCCACCTCCAGAGCGTCAGCGCCGGCAGCGGTGCCCTGGTCGATGTCCGCAGCCCCGACGAGTTCAGCGGCAAGGTCACGCACATGCCCACCTACCCGCAGGAAGGCGTGCTGCGCGGCGGCCACATTCCCGGCGCACGCAGCATTCCCTGGGCGAAGGCCACCAACGAGGACGGCACCTTCAAGTCGGCCGACGAACTGAGCGCCCTGTACGGGGGCGAGGGTGTCACGGCCGACAAGGACGTCATCGCGTACTGCCGCATCGCGGAGCGCAGTTCGCATACGTGGTTTGTGCTGCGCGAACTGCTGGGCTACCCCAAGGTGCGCAACTACGACGGCTCGTGGACGGAGTGGGGCAACGCCGTGGGCATGCCCATCGAGAAGACCTACCGCGAAGACTGA
- a CDS encoding Gfo/Idh/MocA family protein, protein MTARPLSPRVPADRPVRAVLVGCGGMSAAWLRAAATVPGLEVVGLVDLNEGAALARQSEFELLHAQTGTDLDAVLAATRPDLVFDCTIPDAHHATALTAFSHGVGVLGEKPLADTLERAQDMVQAGQHAGLFHAVIQNRRYDPNIRRVRAFVEGGRMGAVTGVHADFFLGPHFGGFRDTMEHVLLLDMAIHTFDAARLICGQDPVSVTCHEWNPAGSWYAHGANAVATFEMTGGVVFTYRGSWCAEGFPTTWESDWRITGTRGTVRWDGGDHPRAAVVTGTGGFFSEFEEMELPPLAPDARTGGHEGLIRDAVRVLREGGTAETVASDNIKSLAMVLAAIESAESGQKVSVTW, encoded by the coding sequence GTGACCGCCCGGCCCCTGTCCCCCCGCGTGCCCGCTGACCGTCCGGTTCGCGCCGTCCTGGTCGGCTGTGGCGGCATGAGCGCCGCGTGGCTGCGGGCTGCCGCGACCGTGCCCGGGCTGGAGGTGGTCGGCCTGGTCGATCTGAACGAGGGCGCGGCCCTGGCCCGGCAGAGCGAATTTGAGTTGCTGCACGCACAGACCGGAACGGATCTGGACGCAGTACTGGCCGCCACCCGGCCGGATCTGGTCTTCGACTGCACCATTCCGGACGCGCACCATGCCACCGCCCTGACCGCCTTCTCCCACGGAGTGGGCGTCCTGGGCGAGAAGCCCCTGGCCGACACGCTGGAGCGGGCACAGGACATGGTGCAGGCCGGGCAGCACGCCGGGCTGTTCCACGCCGTCATCCAGAACCGGCGCTACGACCCGAACATCCGGCGGGTACGGGCCTTCGTGGAGGGGGGCCGCATGGGCGCCGTGACCGGCGTGCACGCCGACTTCTTCCTCGGGCCGCACTTCGGGGGCTTCCGGGACACCATGGAGCACGTGCTCCTGCTCGACATGGCGATCCACACCTTCGACGCTGCCCGGCTGATCTGTGGCCAGGATCCCGTGAGCGTGACGTGCCACGAGTGGAACCCGGCGGGCTCGTGGTACGCGCACGGAGCCAACGCCGTGGCGACCTTCGAGATGACCGGCGGCGTGGTGTTCACGTACCGGGGCTCGTGGTGCGCCGAGGGCTTCCCCACGACCTGGGAATCCGACTGGCGGATCACCGGCACACGCGGCACGGTGCGCTGGGACGGTGGCGACCACCCACGGGCGGCGGTGGTCACGGGCACCGGCGGCTTCTTCTCAGAGTTCGAGGAGATGGAACTGCCCCCGCTTGCCCCAGATGCCCGCACCGGCGGCCACGAGGGCCTGATCCGAGACGCGGTGCGGGTGCTGCGCGAGGGCGGCACGGCGGAGACCGTCGCCAGCGACAACATCAAGAGCCTTGCCATGGTGCTCGCCGCCATAGAGAGCGCCGAGAGCGGGCAGAAAGTCAGCGTGACGTGGTAG
- a CDS encoding glycoside hydrolase family 13 protein yields the protein MTPTPAQPQDARPITPAWVQDAVFYQIFPDRFARSGRVTGLNLQPWGDAPHFHRYMGGDLWGVIEKLDHIASLGVTAIYFCPVFQSASNHRYHTHDYYNVDPMLGGNDALRALIDAAHARGLKVVLDGVFNHASRGFFQFNDLLEQGEASAYRDWFHVDGWPLIAYDDSRPANYAAWWGNRALPKFNTNNPAVRDFLWDVAEYWMRQGIDGWRLDVPNEIDDDSFWQEFRRRVKAINPEAYIVGEIWGDAHRWLAGDQFDAVMNYHFTRPCLAFFGAHTLDHPMNERSGTGRVDAMDAAAFAHRMAEVSAMYHPDIVRAQLNLLDSHDTARYLTAVGGDHTAYRLALTFLMTYVGAPCIYYGDEIGLPGGPDPDCRRAFPWDEASWNQDTLALTRALTAARHATPALRSGDFRVLHAQSETLVYARENGDSQAVIAMNAGHQHADLPLPGVTKAHYRDALTGEVFELCPCQTVPVEARSARVLIPE from the coding sequence ATGACGCCCACGCCCGCCCAGCCCCAGGACGCCCGCCCCATCACACCCGCATGGGTGCAGGACGCCGTGTTCTACCAGATCTTTCCCGACCGTTTCGCCCGCAGTGGCCGGGTCACGGGCCTGAACCTCCAGCCGTGGGGAGATGCGCCGCATTTCCACCGGTACATGGGCGGCGACCTGTGGGGAGTGATCGAGAAGCTCGACCACATCGCCAGCCTGGGCGTGACCGCCATCTATTTCTGTCCGGTGTTCCAGTCGGCCAGCAACCACCGCTACCACACCCACGACTATTACAACGTCGATCCCATGCTCGGCGGCAACGACGCCCTGCGGGCCCTGATCGACGCGGCGCACGCACGGGGCCTGAAGGTCGTGCTGGACGGCGTGTTCAACCATGCCAGCCGGGGCTTCTTCCAGTTCAACGACCTGCTGGAACAGGGCGAGGCGAGCGCGTACCGCGACTGGTTCCACGTGGACGGCTGGCCCCTGATCGCCTACGACGATTCGCGCCCCGCGAACTACGCGGCATGGTGGGGCAACCGCGCCCTGCCGAAGTTCAACACCAACAATCCGGCGGTGCGCGACTTCCTGTGGGACGTGGCCGAGTACTGGATGCGCCAGGGCATCGACGGGTGGCGGCTGGACGTGCCCAACGAGATCGACGACGACAGCTTCTGGCAGGAGTTCCGGCGGCGCGTCAAGGCGATCAACCCCGAGGCGTACATCGTCGGAGAGATCTGGGGCGACGCGCACCGCTGGCTGGCGGGCGACCAGTTCGACGCCGTCATGAACTACCACTTCACGCGGCCGTGTCTGGCGTTCTTCGGGGCCCACACGCTGGATCACCCCATGAACGAGCGCAGCGGCACCGGGCGCGTGGACGCCATGGACGCCGCCGCCTTCGCCCACCGCATGGCCGAGGTCAGCGCCATGTACCACCCGGACATCGTGCGGGCCCAGCTGAACCTGCTCGACTCGCACGACACGGCGCGGTACCTCACGGCGGTCGGTGGCGACCACACGGCGTACCGGCTGGCCCTGACCTTCCTGATGACCTACGTGGGTGCCCCGTGCATCTACTACGGCGACGAGATCGGTCTGCCCGGCGGCCCCGATCCCGACTGCCGGCGCGCCTTCCCGTGGGATGAGGCCTCGTGGAATCAGGACACCCTGGCCCTGACCCGCGCCCTGACAGCGGCCCGCCACGCCACGCCCGCCCTGCGCAGCGGCGACTTCCGCGTGCTGCACGCACAGAGCGAGACGCTGGTGTATGCCCGCGAGAATGGAGACAGCCAGGCCGTGATCGCCATGAATGCCGGCCACCAGCACGCCGATCTGCCCCTGCCCGGCGTGACCAAGGCCCACTACCGCGACGCCCTGACCGGCGAGGTCTTCGAGCTGTGCCCGTGCCAGACCGTGCCGGTGGAGGCCCGGAGCGCCCGCGTGCTGATTCCGGAGTGA
- a CDS encoding CCA tRNA nucleotidyltransferase, with the protein MFRRRPPLPDFPPGGLLVGGAARDWLRGRDAKDFDWAVAAPEHAARQRADALGGAVFPLDTERGYWRVVAPDGIQHDFVPLPPDVDTDLQRRDFTVNALALTATGTVIDPTGGQRDLRGRRLRMVSAANLRADPLRAWRAARFEVTLGFRMDAATEAAVQQVAHDLAAGTLPAPAWERVRDEMQSLLGHPDAARGVLRLEALGLLALTVPELREGLGLTQGGFHHLDVFHHGIEALHQLLARQPEAPLPLRWATLLHDVGKPRTLARDPDTGRTSFHGHDKVGAALTAQILTRLKLPQGDVAHASALVGAHMLPLPAGEREAKRFVHRRRALLPDLLSVMLADREAARGPSSSPASRHAYARAMNRVLEALEEQPTAPAPLLDGQAIMTLLNLSPGPRVGEAVRALAEARALGEVATPDDARTFLHNWAGRSGH; encoded by the coding sequence ATGTTCCGTCGCCGCCCGCCCCTCCCCGACTTCCCGCCCGGTGGCCTGCTCGTGGGCGGCGCGGCGCGGGACTGGCTGCGCGGCCGGGACGCGAAGGATTTCGACTGGGCCGTGGCCGCCCCCGAGCACGCGGCGCGGCAGCGGGCCGATGCCCTGGGCGGGGCGGTCTTCCCCCTGGACACCGAACGGGGCTACTGGCGCGTCGTTGCCCCGGACGGCATCCAGCACGACTTCGTACCGCTGCCGCCCGACGTGGACACCGATCTGCAGCGACGGGACTTCACGGTGAATGCCCTGGCCCTGACGGCCACAGGGACGGTGATCGATCCGACCGGGGGCCAGCGTGACCTGCGGGGCCGGCGGCTGCGGATGGTCTCGGCGGCGAACCTGCGGGCCGATCCGCTGCGGGCATGGCGGGCGGCGCGCTTCGAGGTCACGCTGGGCTTCCGCATGGACGCGGCGACGGAGGCGGCCGTACAGCAGGTCGCCCATGACCTCGCAGCCGGGACGCTGCCGGCTCCGGCGTGGGAACGGGTACGGGACGAGATGCAGAGCCTGCTGGGGCACCCGGACGCGGCGCGGGGCGTGCTGCGCCTGGAGGCGCTGGGCCTGCTGGCCCTGACCGTGCCGGAGCTGCGCGAGGGCCTGGGCCTCACCCAGGGCGGATTCCACCACCTCGATGTCTTCCACCACGGCATCGAGGCGCTGCACCAGCTGCTGGCGCGGCAGCCGGAGGCGCCGCTGCCCCTGCGCTGGGCCACGCTGCTGCACGACGTGGGCAAGCCCCGCACGCTGGCCCGCGACCCGGACACCGGGCGGACGTCGTTCCACGGCCATGACAAGGTCGGCGCGGCCCTGACCGCCCAGATCCTGACCCGCCTGAAACTGCCGCAGGGCGACGTGGCGCACGCCTCGGCGCTGGTGGGCGCGCATATGCTGCCGCTGCCGGCCGGCGAGCGCGAGGCAAAACGCTTCGTCCACCGCCGCCGGGCGCTGCTGCCCGATCTGCTGAGCGTCATGCTGGCCGACCGCGAGGCGGCGCGGGGGCCGAGCAGTTCACCCGCCTCCCGCCACGCCTATGCCCGCGCCATGAACCGCGTCCTGGAGGCGCTGGAGGAGCAGCCCACCGCGCCGGCCCCGCTGCTGGATGGGCAGGCGATCATGACGCTGCTGAATCTAAGTCCCGGCCCCCGTGTGGGCGAGGCGGTGCGGGCCCTGGCCGAAGCCCGCGCCCTGGGCGAGGTGGCGACCCCGGACGACGCGCGAACTTTCCTGCACAACTGGGCGGGCCGGTCAGGCCACTGA
- a CDS encoding DUF2726 domain-containing protein, whose product MDLPTSLLLLAVLVFGFVITWRRVRRGWRRPALLPPTVGPGGRVRPRAGHRRARPTPREVPLPPGRPLASISVPPPVLDSLPVRLRQCVLSGDEQAFLTGLEQSLGTGYRVFRNVRLDDLFLVTTHRPRYGQVTSGQLQAQRVDYVVVVLPAGTPVLAIDASAAPGSPSDAVLTAACASAGLRLIQAVPGQAWTPDRIHAALASHPHRPSAG is encoded by the coding sequence ATGGATCTCCCCACGTCCCTCCTGCTGCTCGCCGTGCTCGTGTTCGGATTCGTGATCACATGGCGCCGCGTGCGCCGGGGCTGGCGCCGACCGGCCCTCCTGCCGCCGACCGTGGGGCCGGGCGGCCGAGTCCGGCCCAGAGCAGGCCACCGCCGCGCCCGCCCCACCCCCCGCGAGGTTCCGCTGCCTCCAGGACGCCCCCTGGCCAGCATCAGCGTGCCCCCGCCAGTCCTGGATTCCCTGCCCGTGCGCCTGCGGCAGTGCGTCCTGTCGGGAGACGAGCAGGCCTTCCTGACCGGGCTCGAGCAGAGCCTGGGCACCGGCTACCGGGTCTTCCGGAACGTCCGGCTGGACGACCTGTTTCTGGTGACCACCCACCGTCCCCGCTACGGCCAGGTCACGTCCGGACAGCTGCAGGCGCAGCGGGTGGACTACGTGGTCGTGGTGCTTCCGGCGGGCACCCCCGTGCTGGCCATCGACGCGAGCGCGGCGCCGGGTTCTCCGAGCGACGCCGTGCTGACGGCCGCGTGCGCGAGTGCCGGGCTGCGGCTGATCCAGGCCGTGCCGGGGCAGGCGTGGACACCCGACCGTATCCACGCGGCGCTGGCATCCCACCCCCACCGCCCCTCCGCGGGGTGA
- a CDS encoding putative bifunctional diguanylate cyclase/phosphodiesterase encodes MGFSRSEPLEPHAAHDVTAVAFDLTAALIVVLDRTGRIRRFNAACERLTGFREADVLGQVLWPLVLDAPEAARAIAAYAAMTPSSPIGRYRNYWVNTLGERRYISWDTTHLLGPDGEIDLVVATGLDVTQERQNRLEREESEQRFRTLFERSADGVVLIDPHDPDVPWRIVDCNAAFARMNGYRRDDLIGCPLDLLHEDDLMAREGSRLLEWIRTQGDDAHGEGSHRRRDGSVFPIESSSSVFTLGEREYVLGIDRDISERKHAEAQLQTLNARLAHEAHHDALTGLPNRVMLMDRLGRELARAQRAGHHLAVMFVDIDDFKRVNDSLGHAVGDSLLKEVAARLTRVMRPSDLVARVGGDEFVIVVPDLHNVHHAARVAHRIQETFLAPISVSGLSVTVSCSVGISVCPQDGNGVDDLLQHADLAMFEIKKHGKNAVRFFASTMNAAAHERLRLETRLRAAILDDTLSLQYQPQVDALSGQLVGLEALARWTDVELGVVSPGEFIPVAEDTGLIVPLGAWVLDEACRQAAEWNLTVPIAVNVSSAQLMRTDFLETVRDALRRHGLPPERLKLELTERLAVQNSVLAVQQLARLNALGVLLSLDDFGAGQSAVVSLMTLPLQEVKLDRSVLAGVTAQPETWDVLSALLALARGLKLSAVVEGVETEAQLAVLRALGCRTVQGYLTGRPERPEALDPWLRGTRASARP; translated from the coding sequence ATGGGATTCTCACGGAGTGAGCCTCTGGAGCCGCACGCCGCTCATGACGTCACGGCCGTCGCCTTCGATCTCACGGCTGCCCTGATCGTCGTGCTCGACCGAACCGGGCGCATCCGGCGGTTCAACGCTGCGTGCGAGCGCCTGACCGGGTTTCGCGAGGCCGATGTCCTGGGGCAGGTGCTGTGGCCGCTCGTGCTGGACGCACCTGAAGCGGCCCGTGCCATCGCCGCCTACGCGGCCATGACGCCCAGCAGCCCGATCGGCCGGTACCGGAACTACTGGGTGAACACCCTCGGCGAACGGCGGTACATCAGCTGGGATACCACCCATCTGCTGGGCCCCGACGGCGAGATCGATCTCGTGGTGGCCACCGGCCTGGACGTGACCCAGGAACGCCAGAATCGCCTGGAGCGCGAGGAAAGTGAACAGCGCTTCCGGACTCTGTTCGAGCGCTCTGCCGACGGGGTCGTCCTGATCGATCCGCACGACCCCGACGTTCCGTGGCGGATTGTGGACTGCAACGCCGCGTTCGCCCGCATGAACGGGTACCGCAGGGACGACCTCATCGGCTGCCCCCTGGATCTCCTGCACGAGGATGACCTGATGGCCAGGGAGGGCAGCCGGCTCCTCGAGTGGATCCGCACCCAGGGTGACGACGCGCATGGGGAGGGGAGCCACCGCCGCCGGGACGGTTCGGTGTTTCCCATCGAGAGCAGTTCCAGCGTGTTCACCCTGGGCGAGCGGGAGTATGTGCTCGGGATCGACCGGGACATCAGTGAGCGCAAACACGCCGAGGCGCAGCTCCAGACCCTGAACGCCCGCCTGGCCCACGAGGCCCACCATGATGCCCTCACCGGACTGCCCAACCGCGTGATGCTGATGGATCGGCTCGGCCGGGAACTGGCGCGTGCCCAGCGGGCGGGCCATCATCTGGCGGTGATGTTCGTGGACATCGACGACTTCAAGCGCGTCAACGACTCCCTCGGGCACGCGGTCGGTGACTCCCTGCTGAAGGAGGTGGCCGCCCGGCTGACCCGGGTCATGCGGCCCAGCGACCTGGTCGCCCGGGTGGGCGGCGACGAGTTCGTGATCGTCGTCCCGGATCTGCACAACGTCCACCACGCCGCGCGTGTGGCCCACCGCATACAGGAGACGTTCCTGGCCCCCATCAGTGTGAGCGGGCTGTCCGTCACCGTGAGCTGCAGCGTCGGGATCAGCGTGTGCCCGCAGGACGGCAACGGCGTGGACGACCTGCTCCAGCATGCGGACCTGGCGATGTTCGAGATCAAGAAACACGGCAAGAATGCCGTGCGGTTCTTCGCGAGCACCATGAATGCCGCGGCCCACGAGCGGTTGCGCCTGGAAACGCGGCTGCGCGCTGCGATCCTGGACGACACCCTGAGCCTGCAGTACCAGCCCCAGGTGGATGCGCTCAGCGGACAGCTGGTGGGCCTGGAAGCCCTGGCCCGCTGGACGGATGTCGAACTGGGGGTCGTCAGTCCAGGGGAATTCATTCCCGTGGCGGAGGACACCGGATTGATCGTGCCCCTGGGCGCGTGGGTGCTGGACGAGGCGTGCCGGCAGGCGGCGGAGTGGAACCTTACCGTGCCCATCGCGGTGAACGTGTCCTCGGCACAGCTGATGCGCACCGACTTCCTGGAGACCGTGCGGGACGCCCTGCGCCGGCACGGTCTGCCCCCCGAGCGGCTGAAGCTGGAGTTGACGGAGCGGCTTGCGGTTCAGAATTCCGTGTTGGCCGTCCAGCAGCTTGCCCGCCTGAACGCGCTGGGCGTCCTGCTGTCGCTGGATGATTTTGGAGCGGGCCAGTCGGCCGTCGTGTCCCTGATGACCCTGCCCCTGCAGGAAGTGAAACTGGACCGGAGCGTGTTGGCGGGCGTGACCGCGCAGCCGGAGACCTGGGATGTGCTGAGCGCGCTGCTGGCCCTGGCCCGGGGCCTGAAGCTCTCCGCCGTGGTGGAGGGGGTGGAGACGGAGGCGCAGCTGGCAGTCCTCCGGGCGCTGGGCTGCCGCACCGTGCAGGGCTACCTGACCGGCCGGCCCGAACGGCCCGAGGCGCTGGATCCGTGGCTGCGCGGCACCCGCGCGTCAGCGCGTCCCTGA